In the Xiamenia xianingshaonis genome, one interval contains:
- a CDS encoding Ppx/GppA phosphatase family protein yields the protein MTVNPASAASASSRPPYRAGRYAAIDIGTVTCRMLVADVSADGSICELDREYQITNLGEGVDASGVLLDAAMERVATAVRGFQSVRKGFEDPARAPIKVTTMATSASRDAANAADFERLLAKEGIALSVIEGAKEASLSFRGVTSDFGDECLMVVDIGGGSTEIVGGFGGSEPAFAHSFNIGCRRVTEKFLHADPPDSAEIAAARAWIRAEMKPFFDEIARLPMDVRRLVAVAGTATTVVSVAEAMERYDTKRVHRYVVTRPALDEVYERFVAVPQEQRAKIVGLDPGRAPVIVAGMVILQEVLDLAGFDSFTVSESDILHGIVLEAAQQ from the coding sequence ATGACCGTGAATCCCGCTTCTGCTGCAAGCGCTTCTTCCCGTCCGCCGTACCGGGCCGGGCGCTATGCCGCCATCGACATCGGCACCGTGACCTGCCGCATGCTCGTGGCCGACGTGTCGGCCGACGGGTCCATCTGCGAGCTCGACCGCGAATACCAGATCACGAACCTCGGCGAGGGGGTCGACGCAAGCGGCGTTCTGCTCGATGCGGCCATGGAGCGCGTTGCGACGGCGGTGCGCGGCTTCCAATCCGTGCGCAAGGGCTTCGAAGACCCGGCGCGCGCCCCCATCAAGGTGACGACGATGGCGACGTCGGCCTCGCGCGACGCGGCGAATGCGGCCGATTTCGAACGCCTGCTCGCCAAAGAGGGGATCGCGCTGTCGGTCATCGAAGGGGCGAAGGAGGCGTCGCTTTCCTTTCGCGGCGTGACGAGCGACTTTGGCGACGAATGCCTCATGGTCGTCGACATCGGCGGCGGCTCGACCGAGATCGTCGGCGGCTTTGGCGGTTCGGAGCCTGCGTTCGCGCATTCGTTCAACATCGGATGCCGGCGCGTGACGGAGAAGTTCCTGCATGCCGACCCGCCTGACTCTGCAGAGATAGCGGCCGCCCGGGCGTGGATTCGCGCCGAGATGAAACCGTTCTTTGACGAGATCGCTCGGCTGCCGATGGACGTCCGGCGCTTGGTAGCCGTGGCCGGCACGGCGACGACGGTCGTGTCGGTGGCCGAGGCCATGGAGCGCTACGACACGAAGCGCGTGCACCGCTATGTGGTGACGCGCCCGGCGCTTGACGAGGTGTATGAGCGTTTCGTGGCCGTGCCGCAAGAGCAGCGCGCGAAGATCGTCGGGCTCGACCCGGGCCGTGCGCCGGTCATCGTCGCCGGCATGGTCATCCTGCAAGAAGTGCTCGACCTGGCAGGGTTCGACTCGTTCACCGTGAGTGAGTCCGACATTCTGCACGGCATCGTTTTGGAGGCCGCCCAACAATGA
- a CDS encoding polyprenyl synthetase family protein: METINDIIGDIPSAFTFDDFLSAYARRVGDLVNVYIPRGAHPDMDRYLYDPLKDFSKNGGKRHRPLICFAACKAVGGDMALATSAAAAIEHFHTAALIHDDIADEGELRRGKPCMHLTEGVGLAINVGDLALSTVNGTVVDDPALSDATKVRVISELIAMTRRTIEGQALDIGWARDGRYDVTPEDYLAMATHKTAHYSGATPLAVGAIIGGGTDEQVEALRTYGLATGLAFQIQDDLLNLIGMEESTKKDFRNDITEGKRTLVVVHALANGSEAQRARLVEILSARTKDAAQLSEAVDIMEAVGSIEYARGYAQQLTDDAKAQLVAALDPSPARDVLLSMADWFVTRLR, from the coding sequence ATGGAAACCATTAACGACATCATCGGGGACATTCCTTCCGCATTCACGTTCGACGACTTCCTTTCCGCCTACGCGAGGCGCGTGGGCGATCTGGTCAACGTCTACATTCCGCGCGGCGCCCACCCTGACATGGACCGGTACCTGTACGATCCGCTGAAGGACTTCAGCAAAAACGGAGGCAAGCGCCACCGTCCGCTCATCTGCTTTGCGGCATGCAAGGCGGTCGGCGGCGACATGGCCCTGGCCACGAGCGCGGCCGCCGCCATCGAGCATTTTCACACGGCCGCCCTCATCCACGACGACATCGCCGACGAAGGCGAGCTGCGTCGCGGCAAGCCGTGCATGCACCTGACCGAGGGCGTGGGCCTTGCCATCAACGTCGGCGACCTGGCGCTTTCCACGGTCAACGGCACGGTGGTGGACGACCCGGCGCTGTCCGACGCCACGAAGGTGCGCGTCATTTCCGAGCTCATCGCCATGACGCGGCGCACCATCGAAGGCCAGGCGCTCGACATCGGCTGGGCCCGCGACGGCCGCTACGACGTGACGCCGGAAGACTACCTGGCCATGGCCACCCACAAGACGGCGCACTATTCGGGCGCCACGCCGCTGGCCGTCGGCGCCATCATCGGCGGCGGCACCGACGAGCAGGTGGAGGCTCTGCGGACCTACGGGCTGGCGACGGGGCTTGCCTTCCAGATTCAAGACGACCTGCTGAACCTCATCGGCATGGAAGAAAGCACGAAGAAGGACTTCCGCAACGACATCACCGAGGGCAAGCGAACGCTCGTGGTGGTGCACGCGCTGGCGAACGGCTCTGAGGCGCAGCGCGCGCGGCTGGTGGAAATCCTGTCTGCCCGCACGAAGGACGCGGCGCAGCTGTCTGAAGCGGTCGACATCATGGAAGCGGTCGGCAGCATCGAATATGCACGAGGCTATGCGCAGCAGTTGACCGACGACGCGAAAGCGCAGCTCGTTGCGGCGCTCGATCCGTCGCCGGCGCGCGACGTGCTGCTGTCCATGGCCGATTGGTTCGTTACGAGGTTGCGCTGA
- a CDS encoding peptidoglycan-binding domain-containing protein, which yields METIKPNDTGAAVEDVQQRLCTVGLLDESAVTGTFDAATQDAVRAFRMQNGFEPGEEVTEKVWSALVDASYHLGDRTLYLRMPYFHGQDVLDLQHALGALGFGCGASDGIFGAFTELALRKFQMNLGLPSDGIAGAYTYAAIRNLHHSWEGKEAVPPSSHLGFARAADVLEANALCLFGTAEFTRSVASRMSNLALATNPASKIMSADSLLVAPDADMLLVHIVLPESETGAAVPRVTFEDEQSLAVRLRSAVNAAQAVRPSRVAVELPGVTWEDAGEGRSAQHYAISLLDALCAALS from the coding sequence ATGGAAACCATCAAACCAAACGACACCGGCGCCGCCGTCGAGGACGTGCAGCAGCGCCTTTGCACCGTCGGGCTGCTCGACGAATCCGCCGTCACCGGCACCTTCGACGCCGCCACTCAGGACGCCGTGCGCGCCTTCCGCATGCAAAACGGCTTTGAGCCGGGCGAGGAAGTCACCGAGAAGGTGTGGTCGGCGCTCGTGGACGCGAGCTACCACCTGGGCGACCGCACGCTGTATCTGCGCATGCCGTATTTCCACGGGCAGGACGTGCTGGATCTGCAGCACGCGCTGGGAGCGCTCGGCTTCGGCTGCGGCGCGTCCGACGGCATCTTCGGCGCCTTCACCGAGCTGGCGCTGCGCAAGTTCCAGATGAACCTGGGCCTGCCGTCCGACGGCATCGCGGGTGCCTACACGTATGCGGCCATTCGCAACCTGCACCATTCATGGGAAGGGAAGGAGGCCGTGCCGCCGTCGAGCCATCTGGGTTTTGCGCGAGCGGCCGACGTGCTTGAAGCGAACGCGCTGTGCTTGTTCGGCACGGCGGAGTTCACGCGGTCGGTGGCGTCGCGCATGTCGAACCTGGCGCTGGCGACCAACCCGGCGTCCAAGATCATGAGCGCCGATTCGCTGCTGGTGGCGCCTGACGCCGACATGCTGCTGGTGCACATCGTGCTGCCGGAAAGCGAAACGGGCGCTGCGGTTCCGCGCGTGACGTTTGAAGACGAGCAGTCGCTGGCGGTGCGCTTGCGCTCGGCCGTCAACGCGGCCCAGGCCGTGCGCCCCTCGCGCGTTGCGGTGGAGCTTCCGGGCGTCACCTGGGAAGACGCTGGCGAAGGCCGCAGCGCCCAGCACTATGCCATTTCGCTGCTCGACGCCTTGTGCGCCGCGCTTTCGTAA
- a CDS encoding spore coat protein SP96, giving the protein MAEYDTTDFGTSVPPAPATPTAAPAAEPASSPYAAAVDQAQSYAAPQPSGQPMYGYPAPAPLMQLTGGMKFGWCAVGFLLGLTGILLAWLVNVDKAPQVKSDAIKFSVIGLVVQIGICILICLIFGGMLAMAAAGVASMAEYY; this is encoded by the coding sequence ATGGCAGAGTACGACACCACTGATTTTGGGACGTCCGTCCCGCCCGCGCCGGCGACTCCGACCGCCGCTCCCGCCGCTGAACCGGCATCCTCGCCCTATGCCGCAGCCGTCGACCAGGCGCAGTCCTATGCCGCGCCGCAGCCTTCGGGGCAGCCGATGTACGGCTATCCTGCGCCGGCGCCGCTCATGCAGCTGACCGGCGGCATGAAGTTCGGCTGGTGCGCCGTCGGCTTCCTGTTGGGCCTGACGGGCATCCTGCTTGCCTGGCTGGTCAACGTCGACAAGGCTCCGCAGGTCAAAAGCGACGCCATCAAGTTCTCGGTCATCGGCCTGGTGGTCCAGATCGGCATCTGCATCTTGATCTGCCTGATCTTCGGCGGCATGCTTGCCATGGCCGCGGCAGGCGTGGCCAGCATGGCGGAATACTACTAG
- the leuC gene encoding 3-isopropylmalate dehydratase large subunit, whose amino-acid sequence MARPMTMAEKILAAHAGLDEVEPGQLIECDLDLVLANDVTAPIAIKEFNKIGVERVFDPEKIALVPDHYVPNKDIKSAEQAKIVRDFARAQGIGHYYEVGCMGVEHALLPEQGVVGAGDLVIGADSHTCTYGALGAFTTGVGSTDAGVGMATGKAWFKVPESLLFKIDGELAPGVTGKDVILHIIGLIGVDGALYQAMEFTGSAIANMGMDERMSISNMAIEAGGKAGLIPVDDVTRAYLDGRTERPYTEYHSDPDAVYAKVYEIDAADIRPTVAFPHLPSNTRPAAEAHDVTIDQAVIGSCTNGRITDMRQAADVLRGRKVADSVRCIVIPATQLVYRQCMEEGLMEVFLDANCAVSTPTCGPCLGGYMGILAAGERAIATTNRNFVGRMGDPTSEVYLASPAVAAASAVLGYIGTPDDLEPVAAGAADAE is encoded by the coding sequence ATGGCGCGACCCATGACCATGGCGGAGAAAATACTCGCCGCCCATGCCGGCCTTGACGAAGTTGAGCCGGGACAGCTGATCGAATGCGATCTGGACCTGGTGCTGGCCAACGACGTCACGGCCCCCATTGCCATCAAGGAATTCAACAAGATCGGGGTGGAGCGCGTGTTCGACCCCGAAAAAATCGCGCTGGTGCCCGACCATTACGTGCCGAACAAAGACATCAAAAGCGCTGAACAGGCGAAAATCGTGCGCGATTTCGCCCGGGCGCAGGGCATTGGGCACTACTACGAAGTGGGCTGCATGGGCGTTGAGCATGCGCTGCTGCCCGAGCAGGGCGTCGTGGGCGCGGGCGATCTGGTCATCGGCGCCGACAGCCACACGTGCACCTACGGGGCGCTCGGCGCGTTTACCACGGGCGTGGGATCGACCGATGCGGGCGTGGGCATGGCCACCGGCAAGGCGTGGTTCAAGGTGCCCGAGTCGCTGCTGTTCAAGATCGACGGCGAGCTTGCCCCCGGCGTGACTGGCAAGGACGTCATTTTGCACATCATCGGGCTTATCGGCGTGGACGGCGCGCTGTACCAGGCCATGGAGTTCACGGGCAGCGCCATTGCGAACATGGGTATGGACGAGCGCATGTCCATTTCCAACATGGCCATCGAAGCGGGCGGCAAGGCGGGCCTCATTCCCGTCGACGACGTGACCCGCGCTTACCTGGACGGCCGCACCGAGCGCCCCTACACCGAATACCATTCCGATCCGGACGCCGTCTATGCGAAGGTGTACGAGATCGACGCCGCCGACATCCGGCCGACGGTGGCCTTCCCGCACCTGCCGTCGAACACGCGCCCGGCCGCCGAGGCCCACGACGTGACCATCGACCAGGCCGTCATCGGCAGCTGCACGAACGGCCGCATTACCGACATGCGCCAGGCGGCAGACGTGCTGCGCGGGCGCAAGGTGGCCGATTCGGTGCGCTGCATCGTTATTCCGGCCACGCAGCTCGTGTATCGCCAGTGCATGGAAGAGGGCCTGATGGAAGTGTTCCTCGACGCGAACTGCGCCGTGTCCACGCCCACCTGCGGCCCGTGCCTGGGCGGCTACATGGGCATTCTGGCCGCCGGCGAGCGCGCCATCGCCACGACGAACCGCAACTTCGTCGGGCGCATGGGCGATCCCACGTCCGAAGTGTATCTGGCGTCTCCCGCCGTCGCCGCAGCCAGCGCTGTGCTCGGCTACATCGGCACGCCGGACGATTTGGAACCCGTCGCGGCCGGCGCCGCCGACGCCGAATAG